The following nucleotide sequence is from cyanobacterium endosymbiont of Braarudosphaera bigelowii.
TTAAACTAGCTTCAGAACTATCTCGTAGAGCAACAGGAAAAACTTTATATCTTATTGATGAACCTACTACTGGTTTATCTTTTTATGATGTTCATCATTTGTTAAATATTTTACAAAGATTAGTTGAAAAGGGAAATTCAATTATAGTTATTGAGCACAATTTAGATGTAATTAAATGTTCAGATTGGATAATTGACTTAGGTCCAGAGGGTGGTGATGAAGGAGGATTTATTGTTGCGACTGGAACTCCAGAAAAAGTTGTCCAAAATTTAAAATCTTATACAGGAAAATATTTGAAAAATATTTTAGAATAAAATGTGGTTGTATAAAAAAGTGTAAATTAAAAAATTTATAGATTTAACCACAAAAAATTATTTATATATTACGGTATGTCTACTCAAAAAAATTCTAGGCTCATTATAGCTATTGATGGGCCAGCAGGAGCTGGTAAATCCACCGTAACTCGGAAAGTAGCCAAAAAAATTAATTTAAACTATTTAGATACAGGAGCAATGTATCGAGCAATTACTTGGTTGGTATTAAAATCAGAAATTGCATTAGAGAATGAAAAGGCAATAGCAGAATTAATTGAGACAGCAACTTTGTATTTAATGAATAATCCTGAGGAAGAAATATCTCAAGTTTTTATAAATGGAGAAGAAGTAACTAAGTATCTAAGAACATTAGAAGTAACTGAAGCAGTTTCTTTAATTTCGGCTCAAGTTGCAGTAAGAAATAAATTAGTAAAATGTCAACGGGAAATGGGTTACTCTAGAGGAGTTATCGCTGAAGGGCGCGATATTGGAACTAATGTGTTTCCAGATGCAGATATTAAAATATTTCTTACTGCATCTGTAAAGGAAAGAGCAAAACGTAGACTAAAAGATTATAAGTCTCAGAAATTAGAAAATATTAGTATACATAAACTGGAAAAAGATATTGAAGCAAGAGATTATCAAGATAGTCATCGAAAAATCGCACCCCTTCGTAAAGCTATTGACGCTATTGAAATAAATACAGATAGACTTACACTTGAGGAAGTAACTTCTCAAATAATTTATATATGTGAAGGATATATTAAGTAGAAAGATATATTTTTAGTCATATTTAATGATTTATTTATTGCATACATATTACATTACAATAATTAGAAATCTAGGATATTAATACTAATTATCCCAGATTTCTAATGATGAAATATCATCGTAATGATTATTCTATAATCAACTTTTTCTACTTGTTGTCAATTCATTTCTAGAATATTTCGCAGCATAGTCTTCAAGAGTCATCTGTTTAATCTTGCTAGCATTACCTGCAGCCCAAAACTGTTGATAACGATCAGCACAAACTGTTTTCATATAGTTAATTGATGGTTTCATAAAATGACGTGGATCAAAGTTGCTAGGATCTTTTGCAAAGCATTCACGAATAGCTGCTGTAATCGCTAAACGATTATCAGTATCGATATTAACTTTGCGAACTCCACTTTTGATACCTTTTTGAATTTCTTCAACAGGTACACCATATGTTTCAGGTATTTTCCCACCATATTGATTAATTATATTTAACCATTCCTGAGGTACAGATGAGGAGCCATGCATAACTAAATGAGTATTAGGAAGACGTTTGTGTATTTCTTCAATACGATTAATCGCCAAGATTTCTCCAGTAGGCTTGCGGCTAAATTTATAAGCACCATGACTAGTACCAATAGCTACAGCCAAGGCATCTACTTGAGTATTTTCAACAAATTCTACCGCTTCATCAGGATCTGTAAGAAGCTGTTCTTTACTTAGAGTTCCTTCAAATCCATGACCATCTTCTTTTTCTCCTTGACCAGTTTCGAGAGAACCTAGACATCCAAGCTCGCCTTCTACACTAGAACCTACAGCATGAGCTACTTTAACTACTTCGGAAGTAACACAAACGTTATAGTCAAAGCTGGCAGGAGTTTTGCCATCTGCTTCTAGAGAGCCATCCATCATTACACTAGTAAATCCATTACGAATTGCACTATAACAAGTAGCAGGACTATTACCATGATCCTGATGCATAGCAATAGGAATATGAGGATAGCTTTCAGCTGCTGCAAGAATTAAATGACGAAGAAAGTTTTCTCCTGCATATTTTCGGGCACCACGAGAAGCTTGTAAAATTGCAGGACTGTTGGTTTCATTTGCTGCCTGCATAATTGCTAAGATCTGTTCCATATTATTTACATTGAATGCAGGAATACCATAATTGTTTTCTGCTGCATGATCTAAAAGTAGCCGCATAGGTACAAGCGCCATAGATGCCCCCCTAGTTTTTTCTAATTTTTGTGAGTGGTTCGTTAAGAAAATTAATTCCCTTATTCGTTAATCTTAAGATAGATTTCACTCTTTTGACGAATACTTTACTTTATTTCTCTTTCTATATGTTGTTTATTAATGTCAAATTTAATTTTTAGAGTAAATAAATAATTTCTTATAAAAATATTTTTGCTAATTTCTAAAAACTTTAATTTTTTCAAGCATTGAGATAATGCATGCTACACCAAATAGTTAAATAAACAGTAGTAAATAACAATATATCAAACTTTACTCACAAGATCTTTAGATACTTTATCTGATGTGATAACCGTTTACAAGACCTTCAATAATTGATAACAACTCTTTCTGTGTTAAATTATAGGAAATACTAGAGGTTATAGCGCATGCTCCAGCACCCATTCCTTCTTTAATATATCCTTCTTCATAAACTTGCAATTGTTCATAACAAGAGTTAGAAAAATTTAATTGAGTTGCTAATAAAGGAACTTCCCCTATCAATTTAGCCAATCCTAATGTATCTCCAGTCTTATCTTCCAGTACCCAACGTGTTGTTCCTACAATAATATTTTCTAAATTTGCTTCATAATTAAACGTTTTTATAATAGTTTTTATTAATTGATATACTGCGAGCATCTGTGTTCCTCCTGCTAGTATTAAGCCAGTGTTTAAACTAGCTGAAATTGCCATTCCAGCTACGGTAATTTGCATAGGGTCACCTACCGAGGCGATTAATTCAAAAGGATTAATTGGAGTATCCATAAAATTATAATTAGCCTTTTTGAATCCTTCTTTGACTATTAAGTCTTTATAGTTATGGTCGCAATAAGGATAACTACTGTTAACTTTCTGTGATGCATCAACACCTAGTCCCTTAAGAACAGCCAGGGCTGTTGTTGTTCCACCTACAACGCATTCACCTAAAACTAAGTATTTTTTATTTGAATTCTTAGTCAATTTTTTACCCCAAGCTAGTCCATGGTAGAATAATTTAGTAACTAAATTTAGAGGTAATGCTTTTCCGGTACTTAAACAATTAGCGGGTTTCCCCCTCAGATCAATACAAGGAAAAGAGGGATTTGATGGTAAACCAGTATTAAATAAATAGAAAGGAATCTGACAATGTTCAATGATTGCACGCGTTATAAATACGGGAGAAATTCCTTGAACTAAGGATGGTAGAGAATACTTATATGAAGAACTGATTCCTTTAACCAAAAACTCTGCATCTGCTAATGCTGTATATTTTCTAGCTTCTGAAGTAGTCCCTGCTAATGAAATGTCTGGAATTAAGGCAGTTTCAGTAAAGCCTAAAATGCAAATAAAAAGAGGAGAAAATTTATTATAAGTGCTAATCCATTTATCTACTAGAAGCTTCTCGCTATATATATAAAACATTCTTTTATTCAATTGGAGAACATGATAGTAAAACTACTAATTAGCTTTTGACATCTACTAGATATATTGGTATAAATAAATCGAATATTCTTCTTTATGAATACTAAACAAAATATTTAAACAATTATTTTAATATATAGTATTAATCGAGAATCGAGAAGTTAGTATCTAAATTTAAATAAGGTTATAAATTATTGAGTCTTACCAAAGCTGCTTATATAGTTTTTTAGAAAATATCTTCTGAGTTCAAACAATAAAAACATAGAAAAAGCCATTAAATTATAAATTTTAAATATTCTCCAAAATTGATGTGGCCTATCTATTCAATACTTCTGCTAATTATTTTTCAATTGCTCCTGCCCATATTTTTAAAGGCGAAAATATCATTAGTTTAGGTAGCCGACCTTTGATTATTGTAAGAGACACGACTCTTTCCATTATTGGTAATCACCTAAAAGCTATTTTAAAAGAATATTAAAAGCCGCAGTTATTGTTAAAATTTATTTATCTGAATGTTCTAGGAGTTATTTGAAACTTCTTACCTATTTAATTAAGGTAAATAAAGCAGATGTAATTATTGGAGTTGGAAGAGGAAAAATTCTTGATATGGCAAAAATATTGACTCATTACAATACACTACTAATAGTTACTATTCCTATATCTGATGCAACTTGTGCTATATGAACGGTTATATCTAAAATCTGCGTAAACCAAGGCATATTTTAGTATGATGTATCACTATCGCGTTGTCCTGACATTTTAATGTTGGACTATTTAATTATTAGAACAGCTTCCTAATATACTCTAGTAGTAAGGATAGACAATCCTATCGCAAAATGGTGTAAGGAGTTAATTAATTTGGATACTGTTAACAGTAGATAAACTTTAACAATCGCAGTGATTTAGCATGCAAGGACTATAAAAGATATATTGCAACAAAAGTCCTCTGTAGCTGTTAACAATATATATGAATAAGAATGATTTGAAGTGATTTATGCTTGTATATTATTCACTGGTATTGTTAGTGGCCTAAGTGGTCCTAATTGTAGAACAGTAGCTGCACACTTAGTACCTAATGGTTTAACTAGTATAAAAACAATACATAAAATATTACATGGAGAAACAGTAGCTTATGATATTTTAGTCTGATTAAGATTAGAGGAAATTATGCAAAAGAATCACTTACCATTTATTTCAAAAAAACTTTTAAAATTTTATAAACAAGTTGATTTGTCAAAAAGCTTAGAAGATTTAGGATTAGATAAAATAATAGTAAAAGAACTAAATTTTCTAACCAAGATTATTTGTCATTTTAACTCTGATATTCATCGATTACCTTTTGCCTTATCTTAAAAACAATTATTAATAATGAAATCAATTGCAAAATAGAATATGCTAATTAAAATAACGTTTTTTACTTTAACTAGCTTACATATATAAAGGATTATAGGCTTTATTCTCAATTTTTTGCATAATCATATGTAAATAGTTCATATAGTTATTATCTAAAAAAGCATTAGTTATTTCTTGATTTATTATTTATCTCGGTAATGAGTAATAATTCTCATTCTTTAAGAAGATATAAAAAATAAATCATAGTTAAAATTTGTTAAAACATCAAGGAACAAAATATAGCTTTCAATCAATCTTTAATCTAAGAAATCAAAATTTTCAAGACTAGTTAGATAATAGAACTTTTTACATACATTAGGAGATAAAAAATGAACAGTTTTGTGTTGATGGCGAAAGTTATTAGTAATCCTGAATTAAGATATACCTCAGATACCCAAAAAGAAATAACTCAAATGTTTGTAGAATTTGAAGGTGGACGCTTAGAAGATTCATCTCGTACTTTAAAAGTTTTAGGTTGGGGTAATTTAGCTGCTAATATGAAAACGAATTGTCATGAGGGTGATATGTTGATAATCGAGGGTAGGTTGTCTACTAATACTTTCGAACGTAAAGAAGGCTTTAAAGAGAAAAGAATTGAATTAATAGCATCTAATTTTTATCCTATTCATCAAAGTTCTGGTATTAAGACTTCAGCCCACCCTAATACAAATTTTGATCCGTATAAGAGTAAAGATGATAGCCACTATAATCTAAATCAATTAAATGATAATTCTACAATCTCTGATAACGACGATCCAATTCCTTTTTAAGAGAGATAAATTTAGAAAATATCTAGATTTTAAGTATAACTTTTAGAAATACTAAATAATGCTAGATTCTACATTTAATGTTAATCATTTATGGTGTTGCTGTAATTATTTCCTTGATTTTTCTAGGAAGTATATAAATTAATATACGTTGTGACATACATGGAAGAATAATTATTACTATTCTTTAATTGTTTTTATTGAGGTATTTGGAGAAAGTTATGGATTTGAAACTCATTCCTGCTCAGCCTAAATCTGGTTTAGTTAATATCTTAGTAGAAATTCCTGCAGGAAGTAAAAATAAATATGAATTTGACAAAAATATGCAGTCCTTTACTTTAGATAGGGCATTGCATACCTCTGTACATTATCCATATGATTATGGTTTTATCCCAAATACAGTAGCAGAAAACGGAGATCCTTTAGATGCAATGGTAATTATGGACCAACCAACATTTCCTGGATGTGTGATTGCCTCACGTCCTATTGGTATGCTTGAGATAGTTGATGGGAAAGAATATGATCAGAAGATTTTATGTATTCCTGATAGAGATATACGTTATACCTATGTAAAATCTCTTAATGATATCAATGTCCATCGCTTAAATGAAATCGCTGAGTTTTTTCGGACTTATCAAAATCTTGAAAAAAAAACCATAAAAATCTTAGGCTGGAAGAATGTAGCGGCTGTTTCTTCTCTTATTGAAAAATGTATTAAGGATAATTAAGATTAGAAGGTTGATTATTACATCAGATGTTATTTTTATTTCTTTTTAAAATAGCTTAATTGCTCTTTTAAAAAGAAAACATTACTATCTAAGATATCAGTTTTTATTTTTACCTAGTTCTTATGTTAGTTAAATATACTACTCGGCATGTCCGAATCTTTACAGCTGAAGTCAAAGAAAATGAGTTAGTGGAAAATGATAAGATACTTACTCTGGATATCGATCCTGATAATGAATTTATTTGGAATGAAGACATTTTAGAGAAAGTTTATCGTAAATTTGATGAGTTAATAGAATTCTCTAGTGGAGAAGATTTAACTGATTATAATCTTAATTACATTGGTTCATCTTTAGAAGATTTTATTCGTGATCTTTTACAGAAAGGTGATATTAGTTATAACTTAGGAGGACGCTCTCCTAATTATAGTATGGGATTACCTAGGGTTAGGAACCTAGAAACCGAAGGAAAATATAATCTATAGAATGATAAATTTTCATTCCCTGAAATTTTTTTAAGTGTTTTAGGGAATTTTCTTTAACTAAAATGATTATTATTTTGAAATGTATCAATAACATATACTCAAAATAATAGTTATTTTCTTAAAAAATTAAATCTAGATGAATAGTTTATTAATCTATATATAGATAGACAATACTAGGATAATAGTTTCTTATAATAACTCCTCAACTTATACTATCTATAACAAGATTTTTATAATTCTTTCGAGATTCATTATGTCATCTTCTTTTCGTATAAGTACAACTAAAAGATTAATGTACTCAGGTATAGCAATAACGCTTTTTTGGTTATTTGTTGCATTATTTGCACCATTGTTCCAAGCAATGGGTATTTTACAAGATCCAACAGATTTGTTAAATAATATTCCTAGAGAATCTCCTAGTATTAATCATTTATTCGGTACTGATATTAGAGGTTATGATGTATTATCAAGAACTTTAGTCGGTTCACAAGCTGCATTAAAAGTTGTATTTCTTTCAACTGTTTTTTCCTTAATGATAGGAGTACCATCTGGATTAATTAGTGGATATTTAGGAGGAAACCTGGATAAATTCCTTATGTTTCTTATGGATACTATTTATACTATTCCTGGGCTGTTATTATCTGTTACTTTATCTTTCATTTTAGGAAAAGGTATAATAAATATTGCAATTGCAGTAAGTATTTCTTATATTCCTCAATATTACCGTATCATACGTAACCATACGAATAGTATTAAAAATCAGCTATTTATTGAAGCAGCACAAGCTATGGGAGCTCCTCCAAAAACTATTCTATACCGCTATCTATTCTTAAATGTTATCCAAAATGTTCCAGTAATATTTACTTTAAATGCTGCGGATGCCATCTTAGTATTAGGAGGGTTAGGATTTTTAGGTTTAGGATTACCTGAAGAAGTATCAGAATGGGGACATGACTTAAAGGAAGCACTACCAAGTTTATCTACAGGAATATGGTGGACAACTCTATTTCCAGGCCTTGCTATGACATCGATGGTAGTAGGACTATCACTTATAGGCGAAGGAATTAGTGAAATATTTATCCCTTCTTCACAGAATAAAAATAAATGAGAGTTAAAGATATTGGAGAACAGAAACTTCTAGAGAAAATAAAATCATTCTGTCCTAAAAGTCTTATTGGTGATGATGGAGCGGTTCTATCTATAGATCCTTTACAAAAAATAGTAGTTACGACTGATATCCTTGTTGACAGAGTTCATTTTAGTGATACAACAACTCCCCCTAGCGCGGTTGGGTGGCGTTCTATATCTGCAAACCTATCAGATTTAGCTGCCATGGGAGCTACTCCAGTTGCTATTACTATAGGGTTAGCGATACCTAAAGAATTACCAGTTGAATGGATAGAGTCCTTATATAGTGGAATAAATATATTATTGAATAAATATAATATACCTATAATTGGAGGAGATGTTTGCTATTCTCCTACTAAGATAATTAGTATAACTGCTATAGGAAAGGTATATCCTAATCATGTTATTAAGCGCTCTATCGCTAAACCAAATCAAGTAATTCTTGTTACAGGCCATCATGGAATGTCAAAAGCGGGGCTAGAATTGCTATCAAATTCTCATTTGAAAAAATATTTAGAGAAAGAAATACAACTTAAATTTATTAATGCTCATCAATATCCTGAACCTCGTTTAGATGTTTTACCTTATCTTAAAGATATTATGAAAACTCACAAAGTAGCAGGAATGGATAGTAGTGATGGGTTGGCAGATGCAATTATTCAAATATGTGAAATGAGTGGTGTTGGTGCAGAAATAGAACAGTCTAAAATTCCTATGATAGATAAATTATCTAAATACATATCTAGAGAAGAAGCTTTAGAATGGGTTTTGTACGGGGGAGAAGATTTCGAATTAGTACTATGTTTACCTGAAGAAATAGCTTTCAAATTACTTCATAAATTAGGAAAAGACGCTCATATCATTGGTAGAATAATTAAGGAAAAATCTATTACTTTACTTAAAGAAAATTCAGAGTGCTTGTTTCTAAAAACTTCTGGAGGATTCCAACATTTTTCTTAGTTATAAAACTTCCATATCGAAAAACTTAAAAGGTAAGGACAACAGAGAACTATATTGCCATTAAGAATATGAAAAATATCCCATTCTATACAATCGTAACGATTAATTTAATACTAAAAAATATGGAGATACAGGTAGGATTAGCGTTACCTCCTCCACAAGACATTCCTGAAGAAATACTACGTCATGAAGTAATTACAGAGGGACGTTCTGAATTAACTGGAGAAGTTCTAAATTCTTTAGAATATGCCGAGATGCAAGAAAAGTTATCTAGAAGTTCTTATCATCCTGAAGTAAATACAAAACTAAAACATCTTGTATTTTTATTAAAAATTAGAAAGATGTTAAAAACTATTATACCTATTTTATAAAAGATTTATTAGGACAATTATTTAAAAGTAGGCAGTTCTTTACTATAAATTTTATATAAAAAAATTATTTAAGGTAATCATAAAAGATTAGTTATAGATTTGCATCAGCGTTTCTCCGCCAAGCCTTTGCTTTTATCCTTTTCAATGAAGAAGATGAAAATTTTTGCTGCCATTGTATCTCTGTAAGATTTGATATTTCTTCTAAATGAAGTGATATATTTCCAGGATAAGGATAAAAATCCTGAATGTTTGTCTCTTGAGAAAAGCGTTGATTCCAAGGACAGACATCTTGACAAAGATCACATCCGGCAACCCATCCATTTAGATTGTTTACTATATATTCAGGAAGATTTTCTGATTTATTTTCAATAGTATGGTAAGCAATACAACGTCTAGAATCTACTACAAATGGACTAACAATAGCTTTCGTAGGACATATATCTATACATCGTCTACATGCACCACAATGTTTAACATGAGGAGTATCACTAATTAAACTTAAGTTAGTTAGAACTACTCCTAAAAACACCCAACTACCAAATTCTTTAGTAATAATATTTCCGTTTTTGGCGATCCAGCCAATCCCTGAACGCTCTGCCCAAACTTTTTCTTGTATAGGTCCTGTATCAACGTAACAAACAGTCTTTATATTTTTCTTAGTTAACCATTTGCAGAAAAGCTTTAGCTTCTGCTTTAACACTTTATGATAATCTTTGCCCCAAGCATAACGAGAAACCTTACCATAATTTATATTATTTGAGTGCTTATGAGGAGTATAGTAATTTAAAGCAACAGTGATAACTGATCTGATATCTGGCATGCATTGAGTAATGTCAAAACGTTTAGGATTATTCATCCATGCCATATCTGCTTGATATCCTAAGGATAGCCAATTTTGTAAATTATAAATAGCATTATCTTCATAAATTATATGAGGATTGGCGATACCTATTTTGTCAAATCCTATATCAAAAGCTTTATTCTTAATTTTTCTAGTAGTCGATAGCATATCAAAAATCCATTTAAGGATAACGAATAAATATTGTTCTTAAAACTGGTTGTAATTTCAATTACATTTAATCATTTTTCCATGTCTAGTTAATTTATATTTATTATTACGCCATATAACAGTCCGTTGAGTAAAAGCTAGTACCCAAAAAATTAAACCAAATAAATCTCTTAGAGGTAATAAATATAGACTCTTAATACTCTCACTATCTTTCATTTCTTGAGCTACTATAAAAGCACTGGATACTCTAATTAGTATTGTTATGATTAATACAAATAAACTAATCATGCTTCTTTTCAACAGACAAAACATTATGGCGAATGGAATTGCTCTAATAAAAATAGTTGAGACAAAAGCTCCAGGTCTTGCTAAATAAGTGTTTTGATCCCAATACACTTGGTGATTCCACCAGGTTTTCCAACTTTTTAAGTCTACAACAACATCTATAATATAGGGTAGAAGTATCATACTTTTACCAGAAGTCCATACTCTTTTTCCAATTTCATAATCTTCGACAAGATAGTTTGCTAAACTTTTTAATCCTCCAAATGAATTCAAAGTTGATTTATGAATTGCAATAGACGGACCTAAACATGAGTTGGATGCTCCTGTTACATAAGCAAAAATGACGCTTGGCATGAAGTCTGAATTAATTGTTAACATTTCTAATTTTTCAAATAAGTTATTGGCTTTTGTAATTTTGAAAGGAGTACAAACGCAACCTACCTCTCCT
It contains:
- the cmk gene encoding (d)CMP kinase: MSTQKNSRLIIAIDGPAGAGKSTVTRKVAKKINLNYLDTGAMYRAITWLVLKSEIALENEKAIAELIETATLYLMNNPEEEISQVFINGEEVTKYLRTLEVTEAVSLISAQVAVRNKLVKCQREMGYSRGVIAEGRDIGTNVFPDADIKIFLTASVKERAKRRLKDYKSQKLENISIHKLEKDIEARDYQDSHRKIAPLRKAIDAIEINTDRLTLEEVTSQIIYICEGYIK
- the fba gene encoding class II fructose-bisphosphate aldolase (catalyzes the reversible aldol condensation of dihydroxyacetonephosphate and glyceraldehyde 3-phosphate in the Calvin cycle, glycolysis, and/or gluconeogenesis) yields the protein MALVPMRLLLDHAAENNYGIPAFNVNNMEQILAIMQAANETNSPAILQASRGARKYAGENFLRHLILAAAESYPHIPIAMHQDHGNSPATCYSAIRNGFTSVMMDGSLEADGKTPASFDYNVCVTSEVVKVAHAVGSSVEGELGCLGSLETGQGEKEDGHGFEGTLSKEQLLTDPDEAVEFVENTQVDALAVAIGTSHGAYKFSRKPTGEILAINRIEEIHKRLPNTHLVMHGSSSVPQEWLNIINQYGGKIPETYGVPVEEIQKGIKSGVRKVNIDTDNRLAITAAIRECFAKDPSNFDPRHFMKPSINYMKTVCADRYQQFWAAGNASKIKQMTLEDYAAKYSRNELTTSRKS
- the cobT gene encoding nicotinate mononucleotide-dependent phosphoribosyltransferase CobT, encoding MFYIYSEKLLVDKWISTYNKFSPLFICILGFTETALIPDISLAGTTSEARKYTALADAEFLVKGISSSYKYSLPSLVQGISPVFITRAIIEHCQIPFYLFNTGLPSNPSFPCIDLRGKPANCLSTGKALPLNLVTKLFYHGLAWGKKLTKNSNKKYLVLGECVVGGTTTALAVLKGLGVDASQKVNSSYPYCDHNYKDLIVKEGFKKANYNFMDTPINPFELIASVGDPMQITVAGMAISASLNTGLILAGGTQMLAVYQLIKTIIKTFNYEANLENIIVGTTRWVLEDKTGDTLGLAKLIGEVPLLATQLNFSNSCYEQLQVYEEGYIKEGMGAGACAITSSISYNLTQKELLSIIEGLVNGYHIR
- a CDS encoding single-stranded DNA-binding protein → MNSFVLMAKVISNPELRYTSDTQKEITQMFVEFEGGRLEDSSRTLKVLGWGNLAANMKTNCHEGDMLIIEGRLSTNTFERKEGFKEKRIELIASNFYPIHQSSGIKTSAHPNTNFDPYKSKDDSHYNLNQLNDNSTISDNDDPIPF
- a CDS encoding inorganic diphosphatase; translated protein: MDLKLIPAQPKSGLVNILVEIPAGSKNKYEFDKNMQSFTLDRALHTSVHYPYDYGFIPNTVAENGDPLDAMVIMDQPTFPGCVIASRPIGMLEIVDGKEYDQKILCIPDRDIRYTYVKSLNDINVHRLNEIAEFFRTYQNLEKKTIKILGWKNVAAVSSLIEKCIKDN
- a CDS encoding NAD(P)H-quinone oxidoreductase subunit M yields the protein MLVKYTTRHVRIFTAEVKENELVENDKILTLDIDPDNEFIWNEDILEKVYRKFDELIEFSSGEDLTDYNLNYIGSSLEDFIRDLLQKGDISYNLGGRSPNYSMGLPRVRNLETEGKYNL
- a CDS encoding ABC transporter permease, whose protein sequence is MYSGIAITLFWLFVALFAPLFQAMGILQDPTDLLNNIPRESPSINHLFGTDIRGYDVLSRTLVGSQAALKVVFLSTVFSLMIGVPSGLISGYLGGNLDKFLMFLMDTIYTIPGLLLSVTLSFILGKGIINIAIAVSISYIPQYYRIIRNHTNSIKNQLFIEAAQAMGAPPKTILYRYLFLNVIQNVPVIFTLNAADAILVLGGLGFLGLGLPEEVSEWGHDLKEALPSLSTGIWWTTLFPGLAMTSMVVGLSLIGEGISEIFIPSSQNKNK
- the thiL gene encoding thiamine-phosphate kinase, with the translated sequence MRVKDIGEQKLLEKIKSFCPKSLIGDDGAVLSIDPLQKIVVTTDILVDRVHFSDTTTPPSAVGWRSISANLSDLAAMGATPVAITIGLAIPKELPVEWIESLYSGINILLNKYNIPIIGGDVCYSPTKIISITAIGKVYPNHVIKRSIAKPNQVILVTGHHGMSKAGLELLSNSHLKKYLEKEIQLKFINAHQYPEPRLDVLPYLKDIMKTHKVAGMDSSDGLADAIIQICEMSGVGAEIEQSKIPMIDKLSKYISREEALEWVLYGGEDFELVLCLPEEIAFKLLHKLGKDAHIIGRIIKEKSITLLKENSECLFLKTSGGFQHFS
- a CDS encoding glutathione S-transferase; translation: MKNIPFYTIVTINLILKNMEIQVGLALPPPQDIPEEILRHEVITEGRSELTGEVLNSLEYAEMQEKLSRSSYHPEVNTKLKHLVFLLKIRKMLKTIIPIL
- the queG gene encoding tRNA epoxyqueuosine(34) reductase QueG is translated as MLSTTRKIKNKAFDIGFDKIGIANPHIIYEDNAIYNLQNWLSLGYQADMAWMNNPKRFDITQCMPDIRSVITVALNYYTPHKHSNNINYGKVSRYAWGKDYHKVLKQKLKLFCKWLTKKNIKTVCYVDTGPIQEKVWAERSGIGWIAKNGNIITKEFGSWVFLGVVLTNLSLISDTPHVKHCGACRRCIDICPTKAIVSPFVVDSRRCIAYHTIENKSENLPEYIVNNLNGWVAGCDLCQDVCPWNQRFSQETNIQDFYPYPGNISLHLEEISNLTEIQWQQKFSSSSLKRIKAKAWRRNADANL
- a CDS encoding glycosyltransferase, which translates into the protein MIDIFNTLSLFCLIPIICGSIFSVITVFTTKYFLKHSFINEGFTPPVSILKPVRGLEKNLENNLRSVVKQQYPNYQVIYSVQELDDPAYPILKRIQSELGKDFISVVISTVEEGANGKVNNLLGAIDEAKHEFLIISDSDTCLQNDYISNIIAPFIKGEVGCVCTPFKITKANNLFEKLEMLTINSDFMPSVIFAYVTGASNSCLGPSIAIHKSTLNSFGGLKSLANYLVEDYEIGKRVWTSGKSMILLPYIIDVVVDLKSWKTWWNHQVYWDQNTYLARPGAFVSTIFIRAIPFAIMFCLLKRSMISLFVLIITILIRVSSAFIVAQEMKDSESIKSLYLLPLRDLFGLIFWVLAFTQRTVIWRNNKYKLTRHGKMIKCN